The following proteins are encoded in a genomic region of Pseudoxanthomonas suwonensis 11-1:
- a CDS encoding efflux RND transporter permease subunit, with protein sequence MRRFNVSEWALHNRGLVLYAMIALAVIGTWSYLRLGQSEDPPFTFKAMVVQTLWPGATAEEVSQQVTERIEKAVMNTGKYEFVRSYSRPGESQVIFMARDSMRSKDVPDLFYQVRKKVGDIRATLPEGVIGPFFNDEFGDTFGNIYALTGEGFDYAILKDYADRIQLELQRVADVGKVELIGLQDEKVWIEIDNARLATLGIPLQAVQQALEGQNAVVPAGFYETPTERVQLRVDGPFRTLDEIRAFPVRANGRTIRLQDVATVTRGFADPAAPRMRFMGQDAIGIAVAMRDGGHILRLGEELEAEFARLQEQLPAGMELRKVSDQPEAVRDSVGEFVRVLGEAVTIVLLVSFFSLGFRTGLVVAVSIPLVLAMTFAVMNYFGIGLHKISLGALVLALGLMVDDAIIAVEMMAIKMEQGFDRLRAASFAWESTAFPMLTGTLITAAGFLPIATAASSTGEYTRSLFQVVTIALLVSWIAAVLFIPYLGDKMLPDLAHPQPPRPGSFAARRRAFRERLADRWPQYAGLLAPAPLDGHHHDPYQRPFYQRFRRLLDACLRRRWLVIGATVGLFVLSLLMFRFVPQQFFPDSTRPELMVDIELAEGVSLRSTEAQAKKLEALLQQREGIRNYVAYVGTGSPRFYLPLDQQLPATNFSQFVVLAEDIQSREELRNWLLREVAPQFPELQMRVTRLENGPPVGYPVQFRVSGEHIDQVRAIARKVAEKVRANPHTTNVNLDWDEPSKVVRLEIDQDRARALGVNSAQLAQFLSAQLSGYTASTFREGNELVGIMLRGGAGDREQLELLGSLAIPTGDGGSVALSQVARLRQTFEEGIIWHRDRLPTITVRADIGDELLPAAVTAQIDPTLEEIRASMPAGYLLQVGGSVEDSARGQNSIKAGMPLFLFVVTTLLMLQLRSFSRTLMVLVTAPLGLIGATWFLLLFRMPFGFVALLGTIALAGMVMRNSVILVDQIEQDIAAGHDRWHAIVDATVRRFRPIVLTALTAVLAMIPLSRSAFYGSMAVAIMGGLIVATALTLLFLPALYAAWFRVKPEEATA encoded by the coding sequence ATGCGCCGCTTCAACGTATCCGAGTGGGCGCTGCACAACCGCGGGCTGGTGCTGTACGCGATGATCGCGCTGGCGGTCATCGGCACCTGGTCCTACCTGCGGCTGGGCCAGAGCGAGGACCCGCCGTTCACCTTCAAGGCCATGGTGGTGCAGACCCTGTGGCCGGGTGCGACCGCCGAGGAAGTCTCGCAGCAGGTCACCGAGCGCATCGAGAAGGCGGTGATGAACACCGGCAAGTACGAGTTCGTGCGCAGCTACTCGCGCCCGGGCGAGTCGCAGGTGATCTTCATGGCGCGCGACTCGATGCGCTCGAAGGACGTGCCGGACCTGTTCTACCAGGTGCGCAAGAAGGTCGGCGACATCCGTGCGACCCTGCCCGAGGGCGTGATCGGCCCGTTCTTCAACGACGAGTTCGGCGACACCTTCGGCAACATCTACGCCCTGACCGGCGAGGGCTTCGACTACGCCATCCTCAAGGACTACGCCGACCGCATCCAGCTGGAACTGCAGCGGGTGGCCGACGTGGGCAAGGTCGAGCTGATCGGCCTGCAGGACGAGAAGGTCTGGATCGAGATCGACAACGCGCGCCTGGCCACGCTGGGCATCCCGCTGCAGGCCGTGCAGCAGGCGCTGGAAGGGCAGAACGCGGTGGTGCCGGCGGGCTTCTACGAGACCCCGACCGAACGCGTGCAGCTGCGCGTGGATGGCCCGTTCCGCACGCTGGACGAGATCCGTGCGTTCCCGGTGCGCGCCAACGGCCGCACCATCCGCCTGCAGGACGTGGCCACGGTGACCCGCGGCTTCGCCGATCCGGCGGCACCGCGGATGCGCTTCATGGGCCAGGACGCGATCGGCATTGCCGTCGCCATGCGCGACGGCGGCCATATCCTGCGCCTGGGCGAGGAGCTGGAAGCGGAGTTCGCGCGCCTGCAGGAGCAGCTGCCGGCAGGCATGGAGCTGCGCAAGGTGTCCGACCAGCCCGAGGCGGTGCGCGACTCGGTCGGCGAGTTCGTGCGCGTGCTGGGCGAGGCGGTGACCATCGTGCTGCTGGTCAGCTTCTTCTCGCTGGGTTTCCGTACCGGCCTGGTGGTGGCGGTTTCGATCCCGCTGGTGCTGGCGATGACCTTCGCGGTGATGAACTACTTCGGCATCGGCCTGCACAAGATCTCGCTGGGCGCGCTGGTGCTGGCGCTGGGTCTGATGGTGGACGATGCGATCATCGCGGTGGAGATGATGGCCATCAAGATGGAGCAGGGCTTCGACCGCCTGCGCGCGGCCAGCTTCGCCTGGGAGTCCACCGCGTTCCCGATGCTGACCGGCACCCTGATCACCGCCGCCGGCTTCCTGCCCATCGCCACCGCCGCCTCCAGCACCGGCGAGTACACCCGCTCGCTGTTCCAGGTGGTGACAATCGCCCTGCTGGTGTCGTGGATCGCCGCGGTGCTGTTCATCCCGTACCTGGGCGACAAGATGCTGCCGGACCTGGCGCATCCGCAGCCGCCCAGGCCGGGCAGCTTCGCCGCACGCCGGCGCGCCTTCCGCGAGCGGCTGGCCGACCGCTGGCCGCAGTACGCCGGGCTGCTGGCACCGGCGCCGCTCGACGGCCACCACCATGATCCGTACCAGCGCCCGTTCTACCAGCGTTTCCGGCGCCTGCTGGACGCCTGCCTGCGCCGGCGCTGGCTGGTGATCGGCGCGACCGTCGGCCTGTTCGTGCTGTCGCTGCTGATGTTCCGCTTCGTGCCGCAGCAGTTCTTCCCGGACTCGACCCGACCGGAGCTGATGGTCGACATCGAGCTGGCCGAGGGCGTGTCGCTGCGCTCCACCGAAGCGCAGGCGAAGAAGCTGGAGGCGCTGCTGCAGCAGCGCGAGGGCATCCGCAACTACGTGGCCTACGTCGGCACCGGTTCGCCGCGCTTCTACCTGCCGCTGGACCAGCAGCTGCCGGCGACCAACTTCAGCCAGTTCGTGGTGCTGGCCGAGGACATCCAGTCGCGCGAGGAACTGCGCAACTGGCTGCTGCGCGAGGTGGCACCGCAGTTCCCCGAGCTGCAGATGCGCGTGACCCGCCTGGAGAACGGCCCGCCCGTCGGCTACCCGGTGCAGTTCCGCGTTTCCGGCGAGCACATCGACCAGGTGCGCGCGATCGCGCGCAAGGTCGCGGAGAAGGTGCGCGCCAACCCGCACACCACCAACGTCAACCTGGACTGGGACGAGCCGAGCAAGGTGGTGCGCCTGGAAATCGACCAGGACCGCGCCCGCGCGCTGGGCGTCAACAGCGCCCAGCTGGCGCAGTTCCTCAGCGCGCAGCTGTCCGGCTACACCGCCAGCACCTTCCGCGAGGGCAACGAGCTGGTCGGGATCATGCTGCGCGGTGGCGCCGGCGACCGCGAGCAGCTGGAACTGCTGGGCAGCCTGGCCATCCCCACCGGCGACGGCGGCAGCGTGGCGCTGTCGCAGGTCGCGCGCCTGCGGCAGACCTTCGAGGAGGGGATCATCTGGCACCGCGACCGGCTGCCGACGATCACCGTGCGCGCGGACATCGGCGACGAGCTGCTGCCGGCGGCGGTCACCGCGCAGATCGATCCGACCCTGGAGGAGATCCGCGCCTCGATGCCGGCCGGCTACCTGCTGCAGGTGGGCGGTTCGGTGGAGGACTCGGCGCGCGGCCAGAACTCGATCAAGGCCGGCATGCCGCTGTTCCTGTTCGTGGTCACCACGCTGCTGATGCTGCAGCTGCGCAGCTTCTCGCGCACGCTGATGGTGCTGGTGACCGCGCCCCTGGGCTTGATCGGCGCTACCTGGTTCCTGCTGCTGTTCCGGATGCCGTTCGGCTTCGTGGCGCTGCTCGGCACGATCGCGCTGGCCGGCATGGTGATGCGCAACTCGGTGATCCTGGTCGACCAGATCGAGCAGGACATCGCCGCCGGCCACGACCGCTGGCACGCGATCGTCGACGCCACGGTGCGCCGCTTCCGCCCGATCGTGCTGACCGCACTCACCGCGGTGCTGGCGATGATCCCGCTGTCGCGCAGCGCGTTCTACGGCTCGATGGCGGTGGCGATCATGGGCGGCCTGATCGTGGCCACTGCGCTGACCCTGCTGTTCCTGCCGGCGCTGTACGCGGCCTGGTTCCGGGTCAAGCCGGAAGAAGCAACGGCCTGA
- a CDS encoding LysR family transcriptional regulator: MDWASLSAFVAVADRGGFSAAAEQLHLTQPAVSKRIAQLEQDLDVRLFDRLGRQVVLTEAGRLLLPRARQMLAEADAARRALQDLGHDIGGRLSLATSHHIGLHRLPALLRRFTALHPRVALDIRFMDSEQAYAQVLGGDAELAVTTLGPTEPPLVATPVWDDPLRFVVAPDHPLARMAKVTLADIAAHPAVLPDPGTFTHRIIAQTFARRGLSLQLRLTTNYMETIKMLVSVGLAWSALPQTMLDTQVQVLPVQGAQLSRQLGYVVHGGRTLSRAAQAFVALLRGDS; encoded by the coding sequence ATGGACTGGGCCAGCCTGTCGGCATTCGTCGCCGTCGCCGACCGCGGCGGCTTCTCCGCGGCCGCCGAACAGCTGCACCTGACCCAGCCGGCGGTAAGCAAGCGCATCGCCCAGCTGGAACAGGACCTGGACGTGCGCCTGTTCGACCGGCTGGGCCGCCAGGTGGTGCTGACCGAGGCCGGGCGCCTGCTGCTGCCACGTGCGCGGCAGATGCTCGCCGAGGCGGACGCGGCGCGGCGTGCCCTGCAGGACCTCGGCCACGACATCGGCGGCCGCCTGAGCCTGGCCACCAGCCACCACATCGGCCTGCACCGGCTGCCGGCGCTGCTGCGCCGCTTCACCGCGCTGCACCCGCGGGTGGCGCTGGATATCCGCTTCATGGATTCGGAGCAGGCCTACGCCCAGGTGCTGGGCGGCGATGCGGAGCTGGCGGTGACCACGCTCGGCCCCACCGAGCCGCCGCTGGTGGCGACGCCGGTATGGGACGACCCGCTGCGCTTCGTGGTGGCGCCGGACCATCCGCTGGCGCGGATGGCGAAGGTGACGCTGGCCGATATCGCCGCGCATCCGGCGGTGCTGCCGGACCCGGGCACCTTCACCCACCGCATCATCGCGCAGACCTTCGCCCGTCGCGGACTGTCGCTGCAGCTGCGCCTGACCACCAACTACATGGAGACCATCAAGATGCTGGTCTCGGTCGGCCTGGCCTGGAGCGCGCTGCCGCAGACCATGCTCGACACCCAGGTGCAAGTGCTGCCGGTCCAGGGCGCGCAGCTGTCGCGACAGCTCGGATACGTGGTGCATGGCGGGCGCACGCTGTCGCGGGCGGCGCAGGCGTTCGTGGCGTTGTTGCGCGGGGATTCGTGA
- the leuC gene encoding 3-isopropylmalate dehydratase large subunit — protein sequence MAGKTLYDKLWEMHEVTRRDDGSSLIYIDRHILHEVTSPQAFEGLRLAGRKPWRVDANIATPDHNVPTTRAERAGGLQAIADPVSRLQVQTLDENCEDFGILEFRMDDTRQGIVHVVGPEQGATLPGMTVVCGDSHTSTHGAFGALAHGIGTSEVEHVLATQCLVAKKMKNMQVRVEGKLGAGVTAKDIVLAVIGRIGTAGGNGHALEFAGSAIRDLSIEGRMTICNMAIEAGARVGMVAVDEKTIEYVKGRPFAPKGEQWDAAVALWRSLVSDPDAHFDTVVELRAEDIRPQVSWGTSPEMVVAVDAAVPDPAREDDPVKKDSIVRALKYMGLQPNQPITSIRLDRVFIGSCTNSRIEDLRAAAAVARGRKVAPTVKQALVVPGSGLVKAQAEAEGLDKVFIEAGFEWREPGCSMCLAMNPDKLGAGEHCASTSNRNFEGRQGAGGRTHLVSPAMAAAAAVAGRFVDVRELVQA from the coding sequence ATGGCCGGCAAGACCCTGTACGACAAGCTGTGGGAAATGCACGAGGTGACCCGTCGCGACGACGGCTCCTCGCTGATCTACATCGACCGCCACATCCTGCACGAGGTGACCTCGCCGCAGGCGTTCGAGGGACTCCGGCTCGCCGGCCGCAAGCCGTGGCGCGTGGACGCCAACATCGCCACGCCCGACCACAACGTGCCGACCACCCGCGCCGAGCGCGCCGGCGGCCTGCAGGCCATCGCCGACCCGGTGTCGCGGCTGCAGGTGCAGACCCTGGACGAGAACTGCGAGGACTTCGGCATCCTCGAGTTCCGGATGGACGACACCCGCCAGGGCATCGTCCACGTGGTCGGCCCCGAGCAGGGCGCTACCCTGCCGGGCATGACCGTGGTCTGCGGCGACTCGCACACCTCCACGCATGGTGCCTTCGGCGCGCTGGCGCACGGCATCGGCACCTCCGAGGTCGAACACGTGCTGGCCACCCAGTGCCTGGTGGCCAAGAAGATGAAGAACATGCAGGTCCGGGTCGAAGGAAAGCTCGGCGCGGGCGTCACCGCCAAGGACATCGTGCTGGCGGTGATCGGCAGGATCGGCACCGCCGGCGGCAACGGCCACGCGCTGGAGTTTGCCGGCAGCGCTATCCGCGACCTGTCGATCGAGGGCCGCATGACCATCTGCAACATGGCCATCGAGGCCGGCGCGCGGGTGGGCATGGTGGCGGTGGACGAGAAGACCATCGAATACGTGAAGGGCCGCCCGTTCGCGCCCAAGGGCGAACAGTGGGACGCGGCCGTGGCGTTGTGGCGCAGCCTGGTCTCCGATCCGGACGCGCATTTCGACACCGTGGTCGAGCTGCGCGCCGAGGACATCAGGCCGCAGGTCAGCTGGGGCACCTCGCCGGAGATGGTGGTGGCCGTCGACGCCGCGGTGCCGGATCCGGCGCGCGAGGACGATCCGGTGAAGAAGGACTCGATCGTGCGCGCGCTCAAGTACATGGGCCTGCAGCCCAACCAGCCGATCACCTCGATCCGCCTGGACCGCGTGTTCATCGGCTCCTGCACCAATTCGCGCATCGAGGACCTGCGCGCCGCCGCCGCGGTGGCGCGCGGGCGCAAGGTGGCGCCGACGGTCAAGCAGGCGCTGGTGGTGCCCGGCTCGGGCCTGGTCAAGGCCCAGGCCGAGGCCGAAGGACTGGACAAGGTGTTCATCGAGGCCGGCTTCGAGTGGCGCGAGCCGGGCTGCTCCATGTGCCTGGCGATGAATCCCGACAAGCTGGGCGCCGGCGAGCATTGCGCCTCCACGTCCAACCGCAACTTCGAGGGCCGCCAGGGCGCCGGTGGCCGCACCCACCTGGTGAGCCCGGCGATGGCGGCCGCCGCCGCGGTGGCCGGCCGTTTCGTCGACGTGCGCGAACTGGTCCAGGCCTGA
- the leuD gene encoding 3-isopropylmalate dehydratase small subunit translates to MKAFTTHTGLVAPLDRANVDTDQIIPKQFLKSIKRTGFGPNLFDEWRYLDVGQPGEDSSRRPVNPDFVLNFPRYQGASVLLARENFGCGSSREHAPWALDEYGFRAIIAPSFADIFFNNSFKNGLLPIVLEDKEVDALFAQCEATEGYTLTVDLAAQTVTRPDGVQYGFEIDAFRKHCLLNGLDDIGLTLQEKDAITAFEARHRAAQPWLFNAGA, encoded by the coding sequence ATGAAAGCTTTCACCACGCACACCGGCCTGGTCGCCCCGCTGGACCGCGCCAATGTCGATACCGACCAGATCATCCCCAAGCAGTTCCTGAAGTCGATCAAGCGCACCGGCTTCGGCCCGAACCTGTTCGACGAGTGGCGCTACCTGGACGTGGGCCAGCCCGGCGAGGACAGCAGCAGGCGCCCGGTCAACCCGGACTTCGTGCTGAACTTCCCACGCTACCAGGGCGCCAGCGTGCTGCTGGCACGCGAGAACTTCGGCTGCGGCTCCTCGCGCGAGCACGCGCCGTGGGCGCTGGACGAGTACGGTTTCCGCGCCATCATCGCGCCGAGCTTCGCCGACATCTTCTTCAACAACAGCTTCAAGAACGGCCTGCTGCCGATCGTGCTGGAGGACAAGGAAGTGGACGCCCTGTTCGCCCAGTGCGAGGCGACCGAGGGCTACACCCTGACCGTGGACCTGGCTGCGCAGACCGTCACCCGCCCGGACGGCGTGCAGTACGGCTTCGAGATCGACGCCTTCCGCAAGCACTGCCTGCTCAACGGCCTGGACGACATCGGCCTGACCCTGCAGGAGAAGGACGCGATCACCGCCTTCGAGGCCCGCCACCGCGCCGCCCAGCCGTGGCTGTTCAACGCCGGCGCCTGA
- the gdhA gene encoding NADP-specific glutamate dehydrogenase — protein sequence MPGSREEFLERVQRRDPDQPEFLQAVKEVTASLWPFLERHPRYARDGLMERLVEPERVVQFRVAWVDDRGQVQVNRAFRVQHSSAIGPFKGGMRFHPSVNLSILKFLAFEQTFKNALTTLPMGGGKGGSDFDPKGKSDGEVMRFCQALMLELYRHLGPDTDVPAGDIGVGAREVGYMAGMMKKLSNQAGCVFTGKGIAYGGSLMRPEATGYGTVYFVEQMLHYNHRQTHGARVLVSGSGNVAQYAAIKATDLGGRVLTFSDSGGTLYCRDGFDMEAIEAIAAHKNERRGRLAELADDPRYDYLPGKRPWHIPAEIALPCATQNELDGEDARSLVKNGVVCVAEGANMPSTLEAVDVFLEAGTLYAPGKASNAGGVATSGLEMSQNSARLSWTHAEVDERLHVIMKDIHANCVRHGKRKDGTVNYVDGANISGFVKVADAMLAQGVY from the coding sequence ATGCCAGGTTCCAGGGAAGAGTTCCTCGAGCGGGTCCAACGTCGCGACCCCGACCAGCCGGAGTTCCTGCAGGCGGTCAAGGAAGTGACGGCCAGCCTGTGGCCTTTCCTCGAGCGCCATCCGCGCTATGCCCGCGACGGCCTGATGGAGCGCCTGGTCGAACCCGAGCGCGTGGTCCAGTTCCGCGTCGCCTGGGTGGATGACCGCGGCCAGGTCCAGGTCAACCGCGCCTTCCGCGTCCAGCACAGCTCGGCGATCGGCCCGTTCAAGGGCGGCATGCGCTTCCACCCGTCGGTGAACCTCTCGATCCTGAAGTTCCTCGCCTTCGAGCAGACCTTCAAGAACGCGCTGACCACCCTGCCCATGGGCGGCGGCAAGGGCGGCTCGGACTTCGATCCCAAGGGCAAGAGCGACGGCGAGGTGATGCGCTTCTGCCAGGCGCTGATGCTGGAGCTGTACCGGCACCTGGGCCCGGACACCGACGTGCCGGCCGGCGACATCGGCGTGGGCGCGCGCGAGGTCGGCTACATGGCCGGCATGATGAAGAAGCTCTCCAACCAGGCCGGCTGCGTGTTCACCGGCAAGGGCATCGCCTACGGCGGCAGCCTGATGCGCCCGGAAGCCACCGGGTACGGCACGGTGTACTTCGTCGAGCAGATGCTGCACTACAACCATCGCCAGACCCACGGCGCGCGCGTGCTCGTCTCCGGCTCGGGCAACGTGGCCCAGTACGCCGCGATCAAGGCCACCGACCTCGGCGGCCGGGTCCTGACCTTCAGCGATTCGGGCGGCACGCTCTACTGCCGCGACGGCTTCGACATGGAGGCCATCGAGGCGATCGCCGCCCACAAGAACGAACGCCGCGGCCGCCTCGCCGAACTGGCGGACGATCCGCGCTACGACTACCTGCCCGGCAAGCGGCCCTGGCACATCCCGGCCGAGATCGCCCTGCCCTGCGCCACCCAGAACGAGCTGGACGGCGAGGACGCACGCAGCCTGGTGAAGAACGGCGTGGTCTGCGTGGCCGAAGGCGCCAACATGCCCTCGACCCTGGAAGCGGTGGACGTGTTCCTGGAAGCCGGCACCCTGTACGCCCCGGGCAAGGCCTCCAACGCGGGCGGCGTGGCCACCTCCGGCCTGGAGATGAGCCAGAACTCCGCGCGCCTGTCCTGGACCCACGCCGAGGTCGACGAGCGCCTGCACGTGATCATGAAGGACATCCACGCCAATTGCGTGCGCCACGGCAAGCGCAAGGACGGCACGGTCAACTACGTCGACGGTGCCAACATCAGCGGCTTCGTAAAGGTCGCCGACGCGATGCTGGCGCAGGGCGTGTACTGA
- the leuB gene encoding 3-isopropylmalate dehydrogenase — MHANIVVLPGDGIGPEIVSATLPVLEAIAARHGHVFSFQEHDIGGIAIDRHGEPLPASTLEAAKNADAILLGAVGGPKWSDPNARVRPEQGLLAIRKALGLFANLRPVRPHSAALGASPIKSELLEGVDIVVVRELTGGIYFGDKTRSATDASDLCRYTVAEIERVVRSAAALARSRRGHLTSVDKANVLETSRLWRDVTARIMREEFPDVTVEHQLVDSMAMHLLSKPRAYDVIVTENMFGDILTDEASMLAGSLGLLASASLGEGKTGIYEPIHGSAPDIAGKGIANPYATILSAAMLLRHSLGLEAEAAALEAAVSSALDDRVFTADLAAPGQAVGTTQAAQAVIERLG; from the coding sequence ATGCACGCGAACATCGTCGTACTGCCCGGTGACGGCATCGGCCCGGAGATCGTCTCCGCCACCTTGCCGGTGCTGGAAGCCATCGCCGCCCGCCATGGCCACGTCTTCTCCTTCCAGGAGCACGACATCGGCGGCATCGCCATCGACCGCCATGGCGAGCCGCTTCCGGCGTCCACGCTGGAGGCGGCGAAGAACGCCGACGCGATCCTGCTCGGTGCCGTCGGTGGCCCCAAGTGGTCCGACCCCAATGCCAGGGTGCGCCCGGAGCAGGGCCTGCTGGCGATCCGCAAGGCGCTTGGCCTGTTCGCCAACCTGCGCCCGGTGCGTCCGCACTCCGCCGCCCTGGGCGCCTCGCCGATCAAGTCCGAGCTGCTGGAAGGCGTGGACATCGTGGTCGTGCGCGAGCTGACCGGCGGCATCTACTTCGGCGACAAGACCCGCAGCGCCACCGACGCCAGCGACCTGTGCCGCTACACGGTGGCCGAGATCGAGCGCGTGGTGCGCAGCGCCGCCGCCCTGGCGCGCAGCCGCCGCGGCCACCTCACCTCGGTGGACAAGGCCAACGTGCTGGAGACCTCTCGCCTGTGGCGCGACGTCACCGCGCGGATCATGCGCGAGGAATTCCCGGACGTGACCGTGGAACACCAGCTGGTCGATTCCATGGCCATGCACCTGCTGTCCAAGCCGCGCGCCTACGACGTGATCGTCACCGAGAACATGTTCGGCGACATCCTCACCGACGAGGCTTCGATGCTGGCCGGCTCGCTGGGGCTGCTGGCCTCGGCCTCGCTGGGCGAGGGAAAGACCGGGATCTATGAGCCGATCCACGGCTCGGCTCCGGACATCGCCGGCAAGGGCATCGCCAATCCCTACGCGACCATCCTCAGCGCCGCCATGCTGCTGCGCCACTCGCTGGGGCTGGAAGCGGAAGCCGCGGCGCTGGAAGCGGCGGTGTCGTCGGCGCTGGACGACCGCGTTTTCACCGCCGACCTCGCCGCGCCCGGCCAGGCGGTCGGCACCACGCAGGCCGCGCAGGCGGTCATCGAACGCCTCGGCTGA
- a CDS encoding 2-isopropylmalate synthase gives MNAQQSQAQTQVSPARIRVFDTTLRDGEQSPGCSMTPPQKLVMARALADLGVDVIETGFPASSQSDREAMALIAREIREPTLAVLSRCLQADIDISLRSLEAAAKPRLHVFLSTSPLHREHKLRMSRGQVLERVVQSIRYAKQHIDDIEFSTEDGTRTEEDFLHEIVGVAIAAGATTINIPDTVGFTTPEEIRGIFQRLIAQVPGADKVIFSAHCHNDLGLAVANTLAAIEGGARQVECTINGIGERAGNCALEEIVMALKVRNAFFEADTGIDTRRLVPTSQLLQRLIGMPVQRNKAVVGSNAFAHESGIHQHGMLRHRGTYEIMRPQDVGWPDTQMVLGRHSGRAAVEQRLRALGYYLEEAELDMVFADFKALCEQQRVVTDADLQHLMQDTGDGEGYRLASMTVSDVGQGASATVELSDPDGRRVAETAKGDGPVDALFAALSAATGVQLSLESYQVHSVGLGTDARGEASLSVRHGEDEYEGTGTSRDIIEASALAWLDVANRLLRQRRATGNSEQLATA, from the coding sequence GTGAACGCGCAACAGTCCCAAGCCCAAACCCAGGTCTCCCCGGCCCGCATCCGGGTGTTCGATACCACCCTGCGCGATGGCGAGCAGTCGCCCGGCTGCAGCATGACCCCGCCGCAGAAGCTGGTCATGGCCCGCGCCCTGGCCGACCTGGGCGTGGACGTGATCGAGACCGGCTTCCCGGCCAGCTCCCAGTCCGACCGCGAGGCCATGGCCCTGATCGCCCGCGAGATCCGCGAGCCGACCCTGGCCGTGCTGTCGCGCTGCCTGCAGGCCGACATCGACATCTCGCTGCGCTCGCTGGAGGCGGCCGCGAAGCCGCGCCTGCACGTGTTCCTGTCCACCAGCCCGCTGCACCGCGAGCACAAGCTGCGCATGAGCCGCGGGCAGGTGCTGGAGCGCGTGGTCCAGAGCATCCGCTACGCGAAGCAGCACATTGACGACATCGAGTTCTCCACCGAGGACGGCACCCGTACCGAGGAAGACTTCCTGCACGAGATCGTGGGCGTGGCGATTGCCGCCGGCGCCACCACGATCAACATCCCGGACACGGTCGGCTTCACCACCCCGGAGGAGATCCGCGGCATCTTCCAGCGCCTGATCGCGCAGGTACCGGGTGCCGACAAGGTCATCTTCAGCGCCCACTGCCACAACGACCTGGGCCTGGCCGTGGCCAATACCCTGGCCGCCATCGAAGGTGGCGCACGCCAGGTCGAGTGCACCATCAACGGCATCGGCGAGCGCGCCGGCAACTGCGCGCTGGAGGAGATCGTGATGGCGCTGAAGGTGCGCAACGCGTTCTTCGAGGCCGACACCGGCATCGACACGCGTCGCCTGGTCCCCACCTCGCAGCTGCTGCAGCGCCTGATCGGCATGCCGGTCCAGCGCAACAAGGCGGTGGTCGGCAGCAATGCCTTCGCCCACGAGTCCGGCATCCACCAGCACGGCATGCTGCGCCACCGCGGCACCTACGAAATCATGCGTCCGCAAGACGTGGGCTGGCCCGACACCCAGATGGTGCTGGGCCGCCACAGCGGCCGCGCCGCGGTCGAGCAGCGCCTGCGTGCGCTGGGCTACTACCTGGAGGAGGCCGAGCTGGACATGGTCTTCGCCGACTTCAAGGCGCTGTGCGAGCAGCAGCGCGTGGTCACCGACGCCGACCTGCAGCACCTGATGCAGGACACCGGCGACGGCGAGGGCTACCGCCTGGCCTCGATGACCGTCAGCGACGTCGGCCAGGGCGCCAGCGCCACGGTCGAGCTGTCCGACCCGGATGGCCGCCGCGTGGCCGAGACCGCCAAGGGCGACGGCCCGGTCGACGCGCTGTTCGCGGCGCTGTCGGCCGCCACCGGCGTGCAGCTGAGCCTGGAGAGCTACCAGGTGCACAGCGTCGGCCTCGGTACCGATGCGCGCGGCGAGGCCAGCCTCAGCGTGCGCCATGGCGAGGACGAGTACGAAGGCACCGGCACCAGCCGCGACATCATCGAGGCCAGCGCCCTGGCCTGGCTGGACGTGGCCAACCGGCTGCTGCGCCAGCGTCGCGCCACGGGGAACAGCGAGCAGCTGGCCACCGCCTGA